The Buteo buteo chromosome 23, bButBut1.hap1.1, whole genome shotgun sequence genome includes a window with the following:
- the TSC1 gene encoding hamartin isoform X5: MPGQLPQILSPQSIRLSTEPQQVTIWSPSAVCGMTTPPTSPGIVPSESSQSASQPYSKAGTSAGGKGTPLGTPATSPPPPCTSDDFVHVSLPSAAATPPKKEDKPDPGRPLLYRQQNVINSDKSLDTPGSKSSVTLNDLPEFLGGLSFEDSAEKDREEDAISKEISEITTDAEHMVPRGGFDSPFYRTNESLSGSQKKTHSVVSSVQGHSQTSEPLTSSLDKSGPESARETPKQTFTPIDKPCVGSGESPAGNREGTSGETSILTPSPCKVPAQRRVVFGSGQPPLYEHLFEVALPKTAYLFVGKKTEELLKKAKGTQDDDCMSSTSPVEVLDRLIQQGADAHTKELNKLSLPSKSADWTHFGGSPPSDEIHTLRNQLLLLHNQLLYERFKRQQHALRNRRLLRKVIKATALEEHNAAMKDQLKLQEKEIQALKLSLQKEQARYHQFQEEHENIVAQLHSQIRQLQHDREEFYNQSQELQTKLEDCRNMIADLRLELKKANNKVCHTELLLSQVSQKLSNSESVQQQMEFLNRQLLVLGEVNELYLEQLQHKHTDTTKEVEMLHAAFRKELEKAKLCVQQQSQRLDASQKRIAELESQLAKKDHLFLEQKKYLEDVKIQARGQLQAVESRYKAQKRITQAFELEILDLFGRLEKSSLLKKLEDDKTEAAEAAEERLDCGNEDTVVGYSEETIGRNGETKPPSTRGSSSSKGGSSSELSTPEKPQNQRFSSRWETSVLLEPSTTVPLTVGSLPSSKSFLGMKARELFRNKSESQCDEEGVTINRLSDALKTELCKDPSMETKAPPSPDNLSVSPKIQESSVGQLHIMDYNETHHDHS; the protein is encoded by the exons ATGCCAGGGCAGCTACCTCAGATTCTGAGCCCCCAGTCAATACGGCTGTCAACTGAGCCACAGCAG GTTACCATCTGGAGTCCTTCTGCAGTTTGTGGTATGACCACTCCACCAACCTCCCCTGGAATTGTCCCATCAGAGTCATCCCAGTCTGCATCACAACCTTACAGCAAAGCTGGCACATCTG CAGGGGGGAAAGGAACACCTTTGGGAACGCCAGCCacatctcctcctccaccctGCACTTCAGATGACTTTGTGCATGTTTCACtcccttcagctgctgccaCACCTCCTAAAAAG gaggacAAACCAGATCCTGGGAGGCCTTTACTGTACCGACAGCAAAATGTCATAAACAGCGATAAATCATTGG acacACCTGGTAGTAAAAGTTCAGTAACCTTAAATGATCTTCCAGAGTTTTTAGGTGGTTTGTCTTTTGAAGATAGTGCTgaaaaggacagagaggaag ATGCAATATCTAAAGAGATCTCCGAGATCACAACTGATGCTGAACACATGGTGCCTAGAGGAGGATTTGACTCTCCATTTTACCGCACAAATGAAAGTCTGTCAGGCTCTCAAAAGAAGACCCATTCAGTAGTCTCTAGTGTTCAGGGACACAGTCAGACCTCTGAGCCTTTAACATCTTCTCTGGACAAGTCTGGGCCTGAGAGTGCACGGGAAACACCCAAACAAACATTTACTCCCATAGACAAGCCCTGTGTAGGCTCTGGTGAAAGCCCTGCTGGTAACAGGGAAGGAACCTCTGGGGAGACGAGTATTCTCACTCCCAGCCCTTGCAAAGTACCAGCACAAAGAAGAGTCGTGTTTGGGAGTGGGCAGCCTCCCCTATATGAGCACCTTTTTGAGGTTGCATTACCAAAGACTGCCTACCTCTTTGTTGGCAAGAAGACTGAGGAGCTGCTAAAGAAAGCCAAGGGAACCCAGGATGATGACTGCATGTCCTCTACTTCTCCCGTGGAAGTACTGGACAGACTGATACAGCAAGGAGCGGATGCACACACTAAGGAGCTGAACAA attgtCTCTGCCGAGCAAATCTGCTGACTGGACTCACTTTGGAG GTTCTCCCCCTTCTGACGAGATTCACACCCTGCGTAACCAATTGCTTTTGCTGCACAACCAGTTATTGTATGAACGCTTCAAAAGACAGCAACATGCCCTTCGGAACCGTCGACTCTTGCGAAAAGTGATTAAAGCAACAGCTCTGGAGGAACATAATGCTGCCATG AAAGATCAACTGAAgctacaggaaaaagaaatccaggcCTTGAAACTGAGTCTGCAGAAAGAACAGGCAAGGTACCACCAGTTTCAGGAGGAACATGAAAATATAGTGGCTCAGCTTCACAGCCAGATCAGACAGCTGCAACATGACCGAGAGGAATTCTACAACCAGAGCCAGGAATTGCAG ACCAAGCTGGAGGACTGCCGGAATATGATTGCAGATCTGAGGTTAGAATTAAAGAAGGCTAACAACAAGGTGTGTCACACTGAATTGCTTCTTAGCCAAGTTTCTCAAAAG CTTTCCAACAGTGAATCAGTGCAACAGCAGATGGAGTTCTTGAACAGGCAACTTCTGGTTCTTGGAGAGGTCAATGAGTTGTacctggagcagctgcagcacaagcaCACAGACACTACAAAG GAGGTTGAAATGTTGCACGCTGCTTTTCGGAAAGAACTGGAGAAAGCAAAATTGTGTGTTcagcagcaaagccaaaggCTTGATGCTTCCCAGAAACGGATAGCTGAACTGGAATCTCAGCTTGCAAAAAAGGACCACCTCTTCCTGGAGCAAAAGAAATACCTGGAAGATGTAAAAATCCAAGCAAG agGTCAGCTGCAAGCAGTAGAAAGTAGGTACAAGGCCCAGAAAAGAATCACACAGGCATTTGAGCTGGAGATTTTGGATCTGTTTGGCCGGCTGGAGAAGAGCAGCCTACTGAAAAAACTTGAAGATgataaaacagaagcagctgaagcagcagaagaaag GCTGGATTGTGGTAATGAAGATACTGTGGTGGGATACAGTGAAGAAACCATTGGTAGAAATGGAGAGACCAAACCTCCCAGCACTCGAGGTAGTAGTAGCAGTAagggtggcagcagcagtgagCTCTCCACCCCTGAAAAACCCCAGAACCAGAGATTCAGCAGTCGCTGGGAGACATCCGTGTTGCTGGAGCCCTCGACTACTGTCCCACTGACTGTAGGTTCGCTTCCCAGCTCCAAGAGCTTCCTTGGAATGAAGGCACGAGAATTATTTCGCAACAAGAGTGAGAGCCAGTGTGATGAGGAGGGTGTAACCATCAACAGGCTTTCCGATGCTCTAAAGACTGAACTATGTAAAGATCCAAGCATGGAGACAAAGGCCCCTCCAAGCCCCGATAACCTTAGCGTCTCGCCTAAGATCCAGGAAAGCAGTGTTGGACAGCTTCATATCATGGACTACAATGAAACTCATCATGACCACAGTTAA
- the TSC1 gene encoding hamartin isoform X4 has translation MSQGHVAEIYLVHLHASVYALFHRLYGMYPCNFVSFLRSHYSMKENLETFEEVVKPMMEHVRIHPELVTGSKDHELDPRRWKRLETHDVVIECAKISLDPAEASYEDGYYSVSRKLCTSLKHHQTDPSASYYIDTQSSYGTSTPYSTPRLTLSQMPGQLPQILSPQSIRLSTEPQQVTIWSPSAVCGMTTPPTSPGIVPSESSQSASQPYSKAGTSAGGKGTPLGTPATSPPPPCTSDDFVHVSLPSAAATPPKKEDKPDPGRPLLYRQQNVINSDKSLDTPGSKSSVTLNDLPEFLGGLSFEDSAEKDREEDAISKEISEITTDAEHMVPRGGFDSPFYRTNESLSGSQKKTHSVVSSVQGHSQTSEPLTSSLDKSGPESARETPKQTFTPIDKPCVGSGESPAGNREGTSGETSILTPSPCKVPAQRRVVFGSGQPPLYEHLFEVALPKTAYLFVGKKTEELLKKAKGTQDDDCMSSTSPVEVLDRLIQQGADAHTKELNKLSLPSKSADWTHFGGSPPSDEIHTLRNQLLLLHNQLLYERFKRQQHALRNRRLLRKVIKATALEEHNAAMKDQLKLQEKEIQALKLSLQKEQARYHQFQEEHENIVAQLHSQIRQLQHDREEFYNQSQELQTKLEDCRNMIADLRLELKKANNKVCHTELLLSQVSQKLSNSESVQQQMEFLNRQLLVLGEVNELYLEQLQHKHTDTTKEVEMLHAAFRKELEKAKLCVQQQSQRLDASQKRIAELESQLAKKDHLFLEQKKYLEDVKIQARGQLQAVESRYKAQKRITQAFELEILDLFGRLEKSSLLKKLEDDKTEAAEAAEERLDCGNEDTVVGYSEETIGRNGETKPPSTRGSSSSKGGSSSELSTPEKPQNQRFSSRWETSVLLEPSTTVPLTVGSLPSSKSFLGMKARELFRNKSESQCDEEGVTINRLSDALKTELCKDPSMETKAPPSPDNLSVSPKIQESSVGQLHIMDYNETHHDHS, from the exons GTCACGTGGCAGAGATTTATCTTGTCCATCTTCATGCCAGCGTTTATGCTCTCTTTCATCGTCTTTATGGAATGTATCCTTGCAATTTTGTCTCCTTTCTGCGTTCTCACTACAGTATGAAGGAAAACTTGGAGACCTTTGAAGAGGTGGTCAAG CCAATGATGGAACATGTGCGAATTCATCCAGAATTAGTGACTGGATCTAAGGACCATGAACTGGACCCACGAAG GTGGAAAAGACTAGAAACTCATGATGTTGTGATAGAATGTGCCAAAATCTCCCTGGACCCTGCAGAAGCCTCGTATGAAGATGGCTATTACTCTGTGTCTCGGAAACTCTGCACAAGCTTAAAACATCATCAAACTGACCCCAGTGCCAGCTATTACATTGACACACAGAGCAGCTATG ggACTTCTACCCCATACTCCACTCCTCGGCTAACACTATCACAAATGCCAGGGCAGCTACCTCAGATTCTGAGCCCCCAGTCAATACGGCTGTCAACTGAGCCACAGCAG GTTACCATCTGGAGTCCTTCTGCAGTTTGTGGTATGACCACTCCACCAACCTCCCCTGGAATTGTCCCATCAGAGTCATCCCAGTCTGCATCACAACCTTACAGCAAAGCTGGCACATCTG CAGGGGGGAAAGGAACACCTTTGGGAACGCCAGCCacatctcctcctccaccctGCACTTCAGATGACTTTGTGCATGTTTCACtcccttcagctgctgccaCACCTCCTAAAAAG gaggacAAACCAGATCCTGGGAGGCCTTTACTGTACCGACAGCAAAATGTCATAAACAGCGATAAATCATTGG acacACCTGGTAGTAAAAGTTCAGTAACCTTAAATGATCTTCCAGAGTTTTTAGGTGGTTTGTCTTTTGAAGATAGTGCTgaaaaggacagagaggaag ATGCAATATCTAAAGAGATCTCCGAGATCACAACTGATGCTGAACACATGGTGCCTAGAGGAGGATTTGACTCTCCATTTTACCGCACAAATGAAAGTCTGTCAGGCTCTCAAAAGAAGACCCATTCAGTAGTCTCTAGTGTTCAGGGACACAGTCAGACCTCTGAGCCTTTAACATCTTCTCTGGACAAGTCTGGGCCTGAGAGTGCACGGGAAACACCCAAACAAACATTTACTCCCATAGACAAGCCCTGTGTAGGCTCTGGTGAAAGCCCTGCTGGTAACAGGGAAGGAACCTCTGGGGAGACGAGTATTCTCACTCCCAGCCCTTGCAAAGTACCAGCACAAAGAAGAGTCGTGTTTGGGAGTGGGCAGCCTCCCCTATATGAGCACCTTTTTGAGGTTGCATTACCAAAGACTGCCTACCTCTTTGTTGGCAAGAAGACTGAGGAGCTGCTAAAGAAAGCCAAGGGAACCCAGGATGATGACTGCATGTCCTCTACTTCTCCCGTGGAAGTACTGGACAGACTGATACAGCAAGGAGCGGATGCACACACTAAGGAGCTGAACAA attgtCTCTGCCGAGCAAATCTGCTGACTGGACTCACTTTGGAG GTTCTCCCCCTTCTGACGAGATTCACACCCTGCGTAACCAATTGCTTTTGCTGCACAACCAGTTATTGTATGAACGCTTCAAAAGACAGCAACATGCCCTTCGGAACCGTCGACTCTTGCGAAAAGTGATTAAAGCAACAGCTCTGGAGGAACATAATGCTGCCATG AAAGATCAACTGAAgctacaggaaaaagaaatccaggcCTTGAAACTGAGTCTGCAGAAAGAACAGGCAAGGTACCACCAGTTTCAGGAGGAACATGAAAATATAGTGGCTCAGCTTCACAGCCAGATCAGACAGCTGCAACATGACCGAGAGGAATTCTACAACCAGAGCCAGGAATTGCAG ACCAAGCTGGAGGACTGCCGGAATATGATTGCAGATCTGAGGTTAGAATTAAAGAAGGCTAACAACAAGGTGTGTCACACTGAATTGCTTCTTAGCCAAGTTTCTCAAAAG CTTTCCAACAGTGAATCAGTGCAACAGCAGATGGAGTTCTTGAACAGGCAACTTCTGGTTCTTGGAGAGGTCAATGAGTTGTacctggagcagctgcagcacaagcaCACAGACACTACAAAG GAGGTTGAAATGTTGCACGCTGCTTTTCGGAAAGAACTGGAGAAAGCAAAATTGTGTGTTcagcagcaaagccaaaggCTTGATGCTTCCCAGAAACGGATAGCTGAACTGGAATCTCAGCTTGCAAAAAAGGACCACCTCTTCCTGGAGCAAAAGAAATACCTGGAAGATGTAAAAATCCAAGCAAG agGTCAGCTGCAAGCAGTAGAAAGTAGGTACAAGGCCCAGAAAAGAATCACACAGGCATTTGAGCTGGAGATTTTGGATCTGTTTGGCCGGCTGGAGAAGAGCAGCCTACTGAAAAAACTTGAAGATgataaaacagaagcagctgaagcagcagaagaaag GCTGGATTGTGGTAATGAAGATACTGTGGTGGGATACAGTGAAGAAACCATTGGTAGAAATGGAGAGACCAAACCTCCCAGCACTCGAGGTAGTAGTAGCAGTAagggtggcagcagcagtgagCTCTCCACCCCTGAAAAACCCCAGAACCAGAGATTCAGCAGTCGCTGGGAGACATCCGTGTTGCTGGAGCCCTCGACTACTGTCCCACTGACTGTAGGTTCGCTTCCCAGCTCCAAGAGCTTCCTTGGAATGAAGGCACGAGAATTATTTCGCAACAAGAGTGAGAGCCAGTGTGATGAGGAGGGTGTAACCATCAACAGGCTTTCCGATGCTCTAAAGACTGAACTATGTAAAGATCCAAGCATGGAGACAAAGGCCCCTCCAAGCCCCGATAACCTTAGCGTCTCGCCTAAGATCCAGGAAAGCAGTGTTGGACAGCTTCATATCATGGACTACAATGAAACTCATCATGACCACAGTTAA